One window from the genome of Andrena cerasifolii isolate SP2316 chromosome 3, iyAndCera1_principal, whole genome shotgun sequence encodes:
- the LOC143367534 gene encoding very long chain fatty acid elongase 4 — protein MASIINSTATLVNDAYDYYLWTLSLADERTRGWLLVDSPKPTLIYTLLYLLIVWAGPKIMKNRKAFKLTWALVPYNLTMACLNAYIAIQLFVASTRLSYSYVCQPIRQVTRPDEVQIAHAVWWYYFSKLLEFCDTFFFILRKKDNQLSFLHVYHHSTMFSLWWIGIKWVPSGSTFLPAMVNSFIHVLMYSYYGLAALGPAVSKYLWWKKYLTILQLIQFTTALILGINGIRSGCDFPLWMQYALVIYMISFIVLFGNFYAKAYIAKGKQAYAKRQLVKLKAQAKQELTHGAVCNGNLTNGHANGYTNGVSKKFQ, from the exons ATGGCGAGCATAATTAATTCCACAGCGACTCTAGTAAATGACGCCTACGATTACTATCTCTGGACGCTGTCTCTTGCTG ATGAACGAACGAGAGGATGGCTGCTGGTTGATTCGCCGAAACCTACTTTGATATACACGCTGTTGTATTTACTCATAGTATGGGCCGGGCCAAAGATCATGAAAAATCGGAAAGCCTTCAAGCTGACGTGGGCCCTCGTACCCTATAATCTCACGATGGCTTGCCTGAACGCGTACATCGCAATTCAG TTATTCGTTGCGTCTACCAGGTTGAGTTACAGCTACGTCTGCCAGCCGATTAGGCAAGTGACGCGGCCGGACGAAGTACAG ATCGCTCATGCTGTCTGGTGGTACTACTTCAGCAAGCTCCTGGAATTCTGTGATACGTTCTTCTTCATCCTGCGGAAGAAGGATAATCAATTaagcttcctccatgtttaccACCACTCCACCATGTTCTCCTTGTGGTGGATCGGTATCAAATGGGTCCCGAGCGGGTCCA CCTTCCTGCCAGCAATGGTGAACAGCTTCATCCACGTACTCATGTACTCCTATTACGGACTAGCCGCGCTGGGTCCTGCCGTGTCGAAATACCTTTGGTGGAAGAAATACTTGACGATCCTTCAACTGATACAGTTCACCACTGCCTTAATCCTTGGCATCAACGGCATTCGATCGGGATGCGACTTCCCGCTCTGGATGCAATACGCCCTCGTCATTTACATGATCTCCTTCATCGTTCTGTTCGGCAACTTCTACGCCAAAGCATACATCGCAAAG GGCAAACAAGCGTACGCGAAGAGGCAGCTGGTGAAATTGAAGGCCCAGGCGAAACAGGAACTTACCCACGGAGCAGTGTGCAACGGAAACCTAACGAACGGTCACGCCAATGGGTACACGAACGGAGTATCGAAAAAGTTTCAATGA
- the LOC143367527 gene encoding coiled-coil and C2 domain-containing protein 2A, protein MSTEDINFIKGYAEAETKKEEALSLCYAYPAVNKVERTDILTKCTKGPRESSKNDTSVEDGLYASDTPFVYSDIMPQFGNIKILEYESKRRFSGKLVEIVIREVNIGALRNQSDAIEITSVYLLFKKKIICKANSPFNRKLHKLLIKNSECDNISIQVHAKGGQSSILPMLLPKRNVEGSKVEIDFAIGDNSGRIHAGTVTCTITLRNYGSNKAESRTTHFYKLSNDPNDPQNNLSLLRPAKSIHKKEVKYFLLEDPALTFNIDSEATIPKKAQVEDVKSPDTVIIEQPAFSLFDISFGNLFQTKRPLEPSSGTRRHNIIGRTVLSVTVLRGIEIPIREESALVQPFVEVEWNNTVHATFVANGPAPVWQQTMHFESPRQNDEHCIKFRLYDQHPVWGQQWLGETRIPFEQHRNYQELERWITLSPLFSPVLLFGYIQASPGQSCTRIYVLIKVEHPGTPKSVESTTLLKGIQRCLVTPYRINGLENPKDVARLAMLLPSLPAHYGPITPRQALNIKKVDHYGRAALLATLLHGFDLQTYIILGSSQISKWTAFVLSISENGIHTLWDPEIGSYHKLDDSLCPLMKVSRLINYFGIWENSQRSILPHNLKYDVKSSKDWRPINTATLTKSDHTVQILELNVTDEEAKQIKKTAAEVEQRLKDKLAYFRSTVGLTTLFNRHAMTILRNFISKIEPSSELQLDKRDLKQLYRAYHVHGFILNKRECIVDELTEQLNATKIHNISGPVEFALVCSIQPYVGKICSMWLAVIILRSRD, encoded by the exons ATGTCCACTGAGGACATTAATTTCATAAAAGGATATGCAGAAGCAGAAACTAAGAAAGAAGAAGCTCTAAGTCTCTGCTATGCATATCCCgctgtaaataaagtagagcgAACAGATATTCTCACTAAATGCACCAAGGGTCCACGAGAATCGAGCAAAAACGACACCTCCGTCGAAGATGGTTTATACGCTTCTGACACTCCTTTCGTTTATAGCGATATTATGCCTCAGTTTGGTAACATAAAGATCTTAGAGTACGAGTCGAAGCGCAGATTCAGTGGGAAGCTCGTGGAGATAGTTATTCGCGAAGTCAATATCGGCGCTCTAAGAAATCAGTCGGATGCGATTGAAATCACATCCGTTTACTTGCTGTTTAAGAAGAAGATCATATGTAAAGCAAACAGCCCTTTCAATAGAAAATTGCACAAGTTGCTAATTAAGAATTCCGAGTGCGATAACATTTCCATACAGGTGCACGCTAAAGGTGGACAGTCTAGTATATTGCCGATGCTGTTACCTAAACGTAACGTCGAAGGCAGCAAGGTTGAGATAGATTTTGCGATAGGTGACAATTCTGGTAGGATACATGCTGGGACAGTAACGTGCACAATTACTTTGAGAAATTATGGCTCGAACAAAGCAGAGTCGCGTACGACACATTTTTACAAACTGAGCAACGATCCGAACGATCCACAAAACAATTTGTCTTTACTCAGACCAGCTAAAAGTATTCATAAGAAAgaggtgaaatattttttattagagGATCCAGCATTAACTTTTAACATCGATTCGGAAGCAACCATTCCGAAGAAAGCGCAAGTAGAGGATGTAAAGTCACCCGACACAGTTATAATAGAACAACCTGCgttttctttgttcgatataTCATTCGGAAACTTATTTCAAACTAAACGCCCATTGGAGCCATCGTCCGGTACTCGTAGGCACAATATCATAGGGAGAACAGTTCTCTCTGTTACTGTACTGAGAGGGATAGAAATACCGATCAGAGAGGAGTCTGCGTTAGTTCAGCCGTTCGTAGAGGTGGAATGGAATAATACAGTTCACGCGACGTTTGTAGCGAACGGTCCGGCGCCTGTGTGGCAGCAAACGATGCATTTCGAGTCGCCGCGGCAGAACGACGAACATTGTATAAAGTTTCGCTTGTACGATCAGCATCCTGTTTGGGGTCAGCAATGGCTGGGCGAAACTAGAATTCCATTCGAGCAGCATAGGAATTATCAGGAGCTAGAAAGATGGATCACGCTGTCCCCTTTGTTCAGTCCGGTGTTGTTGTTCGGCTATATACAGGCTAGTCCGGGTCAATCGTGTACTCGTATTTATGTTTTGATTAAAGTGGAACATCCAGGTACTCCTAAGTCTGTGGAAAGTACCACATTACTTAAGGGAATTCAGCGTTGTCTAGTTACTCCATATAGAATTAATGGCTTAGAGAATCCAAAGGATGTTGCGCGATTAGCAATGCTCCTACCATCGTTGCCCGCTCATTATGGGCCGATTACCCCACGACAAGCATTGAATATAAAGAAAGTGGATCACTATGGAAGAGCGGCTCTGCTCGCAACGCTACTACATGGCTTTGACTTGCAAACGTATATTATACTAG GCTCTTCGCAAATAAGTAAATGGACAGCGTTTGTACTGAGTATCAGTGAAAATGGGATACACACACTGTGGGATCCAGAAATTGGTAGCTATCACAAGTTGGACGATAGCCTTTGCCCCTTAATGAAGGTGTCTCGCCTGATTAATTATTTTGGC ATATGGGAAAATTCGCAAAGATCTATTCTACCTCATAATCTCAAGTACGATGTGAAATCGAGCAAAGATTGGCGACCGATTAATACTGCTACTTTGACGAAAAGTGATCACACTGTTCAAATACTTGAACTGAATGTTACAGACGAAGAGGCGAAGCAAATTAAAAAGACCGCTGCGGAGGTAGAGCAGCGCTTGAAAGATAAGTTGGCTTATTTCCGTAGCACAGTTGGTTTGACGACGTTGTTCAATCGACACGCGATGACCATTTTGCGAAACTTTATTTCAAAGATTGAGCCGTCCTCTGAATTACAGTTAGATAAGAGGGACTTGAAGCAGTTATACAGAGCTTACCACGTTCACGGTTTTATACTAAACAAACGCGAGTGCATTGTAGATGAATTGACCGAGCAATTAAATGCCacaaaaattcataatataTCTGGCCCGGTGGAGTTCGCTCTAGTATGCTCCATACAGCCGTACGTTGGGAAAATCTGTTCGATGTGGTTGGCTGTTATAATTCTTAGAAGTCGAGATTAA
- the LOC143367141 gene encoding tubulin alpha-1 chain, translating to MRECISVHVGQAGVQIGNACWELYCLEHGIQPDGQMPSDKTIGGGDDSFNTFFSETGAGKHVPRAVFIDLEPTVVDEVRTGTYRQLFHPEQLITGKEDAANNYARGHYTIGKEIVDLVLDRIRKLADQCTGLQGFLIFHSFGGGTGSGFTSLLMERLSVDYGKKSKLEFAIYPAPQVSTAVVEPYNSILTTHTTLEHSDCAFMVDNEAIYDICRRNLDIERPTYTNLNRLIGQIVSSITASLRFDGALNVDLTEFQTNLVPYPRIHFPLVTYAPVISAEKAYHEQLSVSEITNACFEPANQMVKCDPRHGKYMACCMLYRGDVVPKDVNAAIATIKTKRTIQFVDWCPTGFKVGINYQPPTVVPGGDLAKVQRAVCMLSNTTAIAEAWARLDHKFDLMYAKRAFVHWYVGEGMEEGEFSEAREDLAALEKDYEEVGMDSAEGEGEGAEEY from the exons ATG cgTGAGTGTATCTCAGTTCATGTTGGACAAGCCGGAGTACAGATCGGTAATgcttgctgggaattgtatTGTCTGGAGCATGGCATCCAGCCCGATGGCCAAATGCCATCCGACAAAACTATCGGCGGAGGCGATGACAGCTTCAACACCTTCTTCAGTGAGACTGGTGCAGGGAAACATGTACCTAGGGCTGTCTTCATCGACTTGGAGCCGACAGTAGTTG ACGAAGTACGCACTGGAACTTACCGTCAGCTATTCCACCCCGAACAGTTGATCACTGGCAAGGAAGATGCCGCTAACAACTATGCTCGCGGTCACTACACAATTGGAAAGGAAATCGTCGATCTTGTCCTGGACCGAATTCGTAAATTGGCAGATCAATGTACCGGTCTCCAAGGTTTCCTGATCTTCCACTCGTTCGGAGGCGGCACTGGCTCCGGATTCACCTCTCTCTTGATGGAACGTCTCTCCGTGGATTACGGCAAGAAATCGAAGCTGGAATTCGCCATCTACCCTGCGCCCCAAGTCTCCACCGCCGTTGTCGAGCCGTACAATTCAATTCTCACCACGCACACCACCCTTGAACATTCCGATTGCGCATTTATGGTCGACAACGAGGCCATTTACGACATCTGTCGCCGTAACTTGGACATCGAGAGGCCCACATACACGAACTTGAATCGACTGATCGGACAAATTGTGTCCTCCATCACAGCTTCTCTGCGGTTCGACGGTGCCCTGAACGTCGACCTAACGGAGTTCCAGACTAACTTGGTCCCGTACCCAAGGATCCACTTCCCGTTGGTCACGTACGCGCCGGTGATTTCCGCGGAGAAGGCGTATCACGAGCAACTCTCTGTATCAGAGATTACGAACGCGTGCTTCGAGCCGGCTAACCAGATGGTGAAATGCGACCCTCGTCACGGAAAGTACATGGCCTGTTGCATGTTGTACAGAGGCGACGTGGTGCCCAAGGACGTGAACGCGGCCATCGCAACCATCAAAACAAAACGTACCATTCAGTTTGTGGATTGGTGCCCGACCGGGTTCAAGGTCGGCATCAACTACCAGCCACCGACCGTGGTACCTGGCGGCGATCTCGCCAAGGTACAGCGGGCCGTCTGCATGTTGTCCAACACCACGGCCATAGCTGAAGCCTGGGCCCGCCTTGATCATAAATTCGACTTGATGTACGCCAAACGAGCGTTCGTCCACTGGTATGTCGGCGAGGGTATGGAAGAAGGTGAATTCTCCGAGGCCCGCGAGGATCTCGCGGCCCTCGAGAAAGACTACGAGGAAGTCGGCATGGACTCCGCCGAAGGCGAAGGAGAAGGCGCCGAAGAATACTAA